One window of the Saccopteryx bilineata isolate mSacBil1 chromosome 2, mSacBil1_pri_phased_curated, whole genome shotgun sequence genome contains the following:
- the LOC136322335 gene encoding leucine-rich repeat-containing protein 23-like — translation MSDEAELDEFEPDQDDEEEEREDDEKDTDKWEDEKEEEDFFEEWIPTPLTMDVMKEGLSLLCKTGHGLAHAYAKLEVKNRDLTDISLLSSYIHLRYVDISENHLTDLSPLNSLTHLLWLKADGNQLRSAQLNELPYLQIASFAYNQITDTEGISHPHLGILNLKGNHIRMATGLDPQKLISLHTLELRGNQLESTLGINLPQLKNLFLAQNLLKKVEGLENLVNLSTLHLRDNQIATLSGFSKEMKSLQYLNLRGNRITDLLELAQLRDLPKLRALVLLDNPCAEDHDYRQEALVQMAQLKRLDKELYEEEDRAEASEIRLQRLKEEQEPEQEAEPQHDSELDQPLGSRTLAPRPEKTPLARTTSCTTSSGDRGCLLLPQTWGFITACRPGSVWALGHLGRGWVGRGSAWNLAAVILKAGLVGAKPGWAKGMVIRVGCKGTAEVGWGVRNSCVPIKRHSDMLVPVFGKYRVCHRRASLTVVGHRSDYSVRLCLEPAWVVGKAVCVTSSPSPITFSPPHTPSFTPYPHLRSYMLLGLQLLTHRGHMHSPRPMESRSHQGSCCRIHSLCSATNATG, via the exons ATGTCGGATGAAGCAGAGCTGGATGAGTTTGAGCCAGACCAGGATGatgaagaggaggaaagggaagatgATGAGAAGGACACAGACAAGTGGGAGgatgagaaagaggaggaagacttCTTTGAGGAA TGGATACCCACTCCCCTCACGATGGACGTGATGAAGGAAGGACTTTCTTTGCTCTGTAAGACCGGCCATGGACTGGCACATGCTTATGCCAAACTGGAGGTTAAAAACAG AGATCTGACAGACATCTCCTTGCTGAGTTCCTACATCCACCTGCGCTATGTTGATATTTCTGAAAACCACCTGACAGACCTGTCCCCGCTCAATTCCCTTACCCACCTGCTCTGGCTTAAGGCTGATGGCAACCAGCTGCGGAGTGCCCAGCTGAATGAACTTCCTTACCTGCAGATTGCCAGTTTTGCCTATAACCAGATCACTGACACTGAGGGCATCTCTCACCCTCACCTGGGCATCCTGAATCTCAAAG GGAACCACATCCGCATGGCGACAGGTCTGGACCCCCAAAAGCTGATCAGCCTGCACACACTGGAGCTTCGAGGGAACCAGCTGGAAAGCACACTGGGCATCAACCTTCCTCAGCTGAAGAACCTCTTCCTG GCCCAGAACCTGCTGAAGAAGGTGGAAGGTTTGGAGAACCTAGTGAATCTCTCTACCTTGCATCTTCGAGACAACCAGATTGCAACTCTGAGTGGCTTCTccaaggaaatgaaatcactgcAGTACCTCAACCTGAG GGGCAATAGGATCACTGACCTGCTGGAGCTCGCCCAGCTCCGGGACCTGCCTAAGCTTCGGGCCCTCGTGCTGCTGGACAACCCGTGTGCAGAGGACCATGACTACCGCCAGGAGGCTCTGGTTCAGATGGCACAACTGAAACGTCTGGACAAGGAGTTGTACGAGGAGGAGGATCGGGCTGAGGCCAGTGAGATTCGTCTTCAGAGgctgaaggaggagcaggagccaGAGCAGGAAGCTGAGCCTCAGCATGACTCGGAGCTGGACCAGCCATT GGGATCGAGGACACTGGCCCCACGACCTGAGAAGACTCCATTAGCAAGGACCACCTCATGCACAACCTCATCCGGAGACAGAGGATGCCTTCTCTTGCCTCAGACCTGGGGATTCATCACAGCCTGCCGCCCAGGCTCTGTGTGGGCACTTGGGCACCTGGGCAGGGGGTGGGTGGGCCGGGGCTCGGCCTGGAACTTAGCAGCAGTCATCCTTAAGGCAGGTCTGGTAGGAGCCAAGCCCGGATGGGCCAAAGGGATGGTGATAAGAGTTGGCTGCAAGGGGACTGCAGAGGTTGGTTGGGGTGTTAGGAacagctgtgttccaataaagagACATTCTGATATGCTTGTGCCTGTGTTTGGGAAATACCGAGTCTGTCACAGGCGGGCTTCCCTGACTGTGGTGGGCCACAGGTCTGATTACTCAGTAAGGTTGTGCCTGGAGCCTGCGTGGGTGGTGGGGAAGGCAGTCTGCGTCACCTCTAGTCCCTCCCCCATCACTTTCTCCCCCCCTCACACCCCCTCATTTACCCCCTACCCCCACCTGCGCTCCTACATGCTCCTCGGCCTGCAGCTCCTGACTCATCGGGGTCACATGCACTCGCCCCGCCCTATGGAGAGTCGCAGTCACCAAGGCAGCTGCTGCCGCATCCACTCTCTGTGCTCTGCCACCAATGCCACAGGCTGA